In Citrus sinensis cultivar Valencia sweet orange chromosome 4, DVS_A1.0, whole genome shotgun sequence, one DNA window encodes the following:
- the LOC102628754 gene encoding probable tocopherol O-methyltransferase, chloroplastic, which translates to MSACLRPSLLPAPPPAPTWRSSLLFGVSSFSRKLITRASSTTSTTTMSDAAARELKEGIAEFYDESSSLWEDIWGDHMHHGFYEPDSSVSVSDHRAAQVRMIEETLRFAGVSEAPTKRPKNVVDVGCGIGGSSRYLAKKFGAKCQGITLSPVQAQRANALAAARGLADKVSFQVGDALQQPFPDGQFDLVWSMESGEHMPDKSKFVSELARVTAPAGTIIIVTWCHRDLAPSEESLQPWEQELLKKICDAYYLPAWCSTADYVKLLQSLSLEDIKAEDWSQNVAPFWPAVIRSALTWKGFTSLLRTGLKTIKGALAMPLMIEGYQKNLIKFAIITCRKPR; encoded by the exons ATGTCCGCGTGTCTCCGCCCTTCCCTCCTCCCAGCCCCTCCTCCGGCTCCTACGTGGCGAAGTTCCCTGCTTTTTGGAGTGAGCTCTTTCTCGAGGAAGCTAATAACTCGAGCGTCATCTACGACGTCGACGACGACGATGAGTGACGCTGCCGCACGTGAGCTGAAAGAAGGAATAGCTGAGTTCTACGACGAGTCGTCTAGTCTTTGGGAAGACATTTGGGGCGACCACATGCACCACGGATTCTACGAGCCGGATTCCTCCGTCTCCGTCTCCGACCACCGCGCCGCCCAGGTCCGCATGATCGAAGAGACGCTCCGTTTCGCCGGCGTTTCCG AGGCCCCAACGAAGAGGCCAAAGAATGTTGTGGATGTTGGCTGTGGGATAGGAGGCAGCTCTAGATACTTGGCTAAGAAATTTGGCGCTAAATGCCAAGGCATCACTCTCAGTCCCGTCCAAGCACAGAGGGCTAATGCCCTTGCTGCTGCTCGAGGCTTAGCCGATAAG GTTTCCTTTCAAGTTGGAGATGCTTTGCAGCAACCGTTTCCTGATGGGCAATTTGATCTAGTTTGGTCCATGGAGAGTGGAGAACACATGCCTGACAAATCAAAG TTTGTCAGTGAGCTGGCTCGAGTTACTGCCCCAGCAGGtactataataatagtaacatGGTGCCATAGGGATCTTGCACCTTCCGAAGAGTCTTTGCAGCCATGGGAGCAAGAGCTCTTGAAAAAGATATGTGATGCTTATTACCTGCCAGCTTGGTGCTCTACTGCTGATTATGTCAAATTACTTCAGTCCCTTTCCCTTGAG GATATAAAGGCAGAGGATTGGTCTCAGAATGTTGCACCATTCTGGCCAGCAGTGATACGCTCAGCATTGACATGGAAGGGCTTCACATCACTGCTGCGAACTG GATTAAAAACCATAAAAGGAGCATTGGCAATGCCATTGATGATCGAAGGATACCAGAAGAATCTTATTAAATTCGCCATCATTACATGTCGAAAGCCTCGTTAA
- the LOC102628453 gene encoding protein CDI: MSLCVREVTANRETKDNKPFKIFVGYDPREDLAYRVCHRSILKRSSIPVKITPIVQSDLRKSGLYWRERGQTESTEFSFSRFLTPYLAGFDGWAVFVDCDFLYLADIKELCDLIDDKYAIMCVHHDYTPKETTKMDGAVQTVYPRKNWSSMVLYNCGHPKNKILTPEVVNTQTGAFLHRFQWLEDEEIGSIPFVWNFLEGHNMVVENDPTTFPKAIHYTRGGPWFEAWKHCEFADLWLKEMEEYKNEANKTVEK; the protein is encoded by the coding sequence ATGTCTCTGTGTGTGCGCGAGGTGACTGCCAACAGGGAAACAAAAGATAACAAACCCTTTAAGATCTTTGTGGGCTATGATCCGCGTGAAGATCTTGCTTATAGGGTCTGCCATCGTTCCATCTTGAAAAGATCCTCCATCCCTGTGAAGATCACACCCATTGTCCAATCAGATCTTCGCAAGAGTGGCCTTTATTGGCGTGAAAGAGGCCAAACTGAGAGCACTGAGTTCTCATTTTCCCGGTTCTTGACCCCTTACTTAGCTGGTTTTGATGGGTGGGCTGTGTTTGTTGAttgtgattttctttatttggcGGATATTAAGGAGTTGTGTGACTTGATTGATGATAAGTATGCTATTATGTGTGTCCATCATGATTATACCCCTAAAGAGACCACAAAAATGGACGGGGCGGTGCAAACCGTGTACCCGAGGAAGAATTGGTCATCTATGGTTTTGTACAATTGTGGGCATCCGAAGAACAAGATACTGACACCTGAGGTTGTGAACACGCAGACAGGTGCATTTCTTCACAGGTTCCAGTGGCTTGAGGATGAAGAAATTGGGTCAATCCCATTTGTATGGAACTTTCTTGAGGGTCACAACATGGTTGTTGAGAATGACCCCACGACATTCCCAAAAGCGATACATTATACTCGTGGGGGGCCATGGTTTGAAGCTTGGAAGCACTGTGAGTTTGCCGATCTTTGGTTGAAGGAGATGGAAGAGTACAAGAATGAAGCTAACAAGACAGTTGAAAAATAG